A region from the Lycium barbarum isolate Lr01 chromosome 8, ASM1917538v2, whole genome shotgun sequence genome encodes:
- the LOC132608052 gene encoding uncharacterized protein LOC132608052 — MKRTRRKIVMFIVSRKVKEVIPMFLRSLVAGDKNADPLSLPYCARTIDVNKFNGMLVHYTVLRHAVHKEKSKMRFLVNDKPVCFDLNEFALITGLNCGSYPSRTREERAVKRGAAFCTKACRDRKICAEKLLAVIRGPRLTKEEKLKCCLVWFMHTIVLAKDVSRGVDHDTIKMADDLEFFSSYPWGTESFELTLDYLKNKIDIPKHHQEHAEKRVASYALYGFPWAFMVWAYEAFPAVGRNARKSEEVPLPIPRILRWHMKKMERFVKGDPFKRAGVIERELEQDYMKNLLPYDDEINDPIIDELERELEGVTVLITPKNSSKASSRKGKKSMEHFDEDYTQEAEDNHSEDLSGNSTAKDNVGVGTSMGHAAPRGQVEHEQMKQCVEKIGESLKVVVAYVEGERIRKSEKAKKKKKKKETLNEVAGEVEVDVDQPIARHVNLPKAQDVHVPIEKESATEVANEKEVPAAEVEIPAAEGEKEKEVPAAEVEVEKEVPSDEANVEFDADKAVSTIVEEINDSIKE, encoded by the exons ATGAAGCGTACTCGGAGGAAAATAGTGATGTTTATAGTGTCGAGGAAGGTGAAAGAGGTGATCCCCATGTTTCTGAGGAGTCTGGTGGCCGGTGATAAAAATGCTGATCCCTTGTCGTTGCCATATTGTGCAAGGACAATTGACGTCAACAA ATTCAATGGAATGTTGGTGCACTATACGGTTCTTCGTCATGCGGTTCATAAGGAGAAAAGCAAGATGCGGTTCTTGGTGAATGACAAGCCCGTGTGTTTTGACTTGAATGAGTTTGCTTTGATCACTGGTCTAAATTGTGGATCATATCCCAGCCGAACTAGAGAGGAAAGGGCAGTTAAGAGAGGGGCAGCATTTTGCACAAAAGCTTGTCGCGATAGAAAGATTTGTGCAGAAAAGCTGTTGGCGGTGATCAGAGGGCCTAGGCTGACCAAAGAAGAAAAGCTCAAATGTTGTCTAGTGTGGTTTATGCATACAATAGTGCTTGCCAAAGATGTGTCGAGGGGTGTGGATCACGACACAATAAAAATGGCAGACGATTTGGAGTTCTTCAGTAGCTATCCTTGGGGAACGGAATCATTTGAACTCACTCTGGACTACTTGAAGAACAAGATAGACATTCCCAAGCACCACCAAGAGCACGCGGAGAAAAGGGTTGCATCATATGCTCTCTATGGATTCCCCTGGGCATTCATG GTCTGGGCATATGAAGCTTTTCCTGCAGTTGGAAGGAATGCTAGGAAATCAGAGGAGGTTCCTCTCCCTATTCCTAGGATTCTTAGGTGGCACATGAAGAAAATGGAGCGATTCGTAAAAGGAGATCCATTTAAGAGAGCTGGAGTTATCGAG CGTGAGTTGGAGCAGGATTACATGAAAAATCTGTTGCCATATGATGATGAAATTAATGACCCAATCATTGATGAGTTAGAGCGTGAACTTGAAGGCGTGACTGTTTTGATTACACCAAAAAATTCCTCGAAGGCTTCTAGTAGGAAGGGGAAGAAGTCCATGGAGCATTTTGATGAGGACTATACTCAAGAGGCCGAGGATAATCATTCGGAAGATCTTAGTGGTAATTCAACCGCAAAAGATAATGTTGGTGTTGGGACATCTATGGGTCATGCTGCACCAAGAGGGCAAGTGGAGCATGAGCAAATGAAGCAGTGTGTAGAGAAGATTGGGGAGTCTTTGAAGGTTGTTGTCGCTTATGTTGAGGGGGAAAGAATTAGAAAGAGCGAGAaggcgaagaagaagaagaagaagaaggagactCTCAATGAAGTTGCTGGTGAGGTTGAGGTTGATGTTGATCAGCCAATTGCTCGACATGTTAATTTGCCAAAAGCTCAAGATGTCCATGTGCCAA TTGAGAAGGAGTCTGCTACTGAAGTTGCGAATGAAAAAGAAGTCCCTGCTGCTGAAGTCGAGATCCCTGCAGCTGAAGGAGAGAAGGAAAAAGAAGTCCCTGCTGCTGAAGTTGAGGTAGAAAAAGAAGTCCCCAGTGATGAAGCTAATGTTGAGTTTGACGCTGACAAAGCTGTGTCGACTATTGTCGAGGAAATTAATGACTCCATCAAGGAGTAA